The Populus alba chromosome 6, ASM523922v2, whole genome shotgun sequence genome contains a region encoding:
- the LOC118048066 gene encoding protein CTR9 homolog isoform X1, producing MAYVYIPVQNSEEEVRVALDQLPRDASDILDILKAEQAPLDLWLIIAREYFKQGKLDQFRQILEEGSSHEIDEYYADVRYERIAILNALGAYYSYLGKVETKQREKEEYFIQATKHYNKASRIDMHEPSTWVGKGQLLLAKGEVEQASAAFRIVLEGDRDNVSALLGQACVEYSRGHYGESLTLFKRALQVYPDCPGAVRLGIGHCHYKLGHVGKACLAFQRVLQLDPENVEALVSLAILDLQTNEAAAIRKGMEKMQRAFEIYPYCAMALNYLANHFFFTGQHFLVEQLTETALAVTNHGPTKSHSYYNLARSYHSKGDYETASRYYWASVKEINKPGEFVFPYYGLGQVQLKLGEIKNALSNFEKVLEVYPDNCETLKVLGHIYVQLGQTEKAQEFLRKAAKIDPRDAQAFLDLGELLISTDTGAALDAFKTARSLLKKGGEEVPIEVLNNIAVIHFEREELELALQNFKEALGDGIWLTFLEGKANTYEVDATSSLLQYKDMQIFRRLEEEGHSVELSWNKVTTLFNLARLLEQLHNTETASTLYRLILFKYPDYVDAYLRLAAIAKARNNLPLSIELVNEALTVNDKCPNALSMLGDLELKNDDWVKAKETFRAASEATDGKDSYATLSLGNWNYFAAIRNEKRNPKLEATHLEKAKELYTRVLVQHTANLYAANGAGVVLAEKGHFDVSKDLFTQVQEAASGSIFVQMPDVWINLAHVYFAQGNFALAVKMYQNCLQKFFYNTDSQILLYLARTHYEAEQWQDCKRTLLRAIHLTPSNYTLRFDAGVAMQKFSASTLQKTKRTVDEVRSTVDELENAVRLFSQLSAASNLYFNGFDEKKINTHVEYCKHLLEAAIVHREAAEREEQQNRQRLDLARQMALAEEARRKAEEQRKFQLERRKQEDELKRVRQQEEHFERVKEQWKSSTSASKRRDRADIDDGEGGHGEKRRRKGGKRRKKEKSSRSRYEMEEADMMDDHDEPEDDDANVNFREPGYQMNDQDDNAEENAQDVLAAAGLEDSDADDDAAAPSSAGRRKRAWSESDEDEISERKPQSSLLRENSADLQDSDGEFRDKRQENAAADDED from the exons ATGGCGTATGTGTACATACCGGTGCAGAACTCAGAGGAAGAAGTTAGGGTAGCTCTAGATCAGCTTCCTAGGGACGCGTCTGATATTCTTGATATCCTCAAAGCCGAGCAAGCTCCTCTCGATCTCTGGCTCATCATCGCC AGAGAGTATTTCAAGCAAGGAAAACTCGATCAATTTCGGCAGATATTAGAAGAAGGATCCAGTCATG aaattgatgaatattatgCGGATGTTAGATATGAGAGGATTGCTATCCTCAATGCTTTGGGGGCTTATTATAGCTATCTTGGAAAAGTCGAGacaaaacaaagagagaagGAGGAGTATTTTATACAGGCTACCAAACATTACAATAAAGCTTCCAGGATTGACATGCACGAGCCTTCTACTTGGGTCGGCAAAGGTCAGCTTTTACTGGCTAAGGGTGAAGTAGAACAAGCATCTGCTGCGTTTAGGATCGTATTGGAAGGAGACCGTGATAATGTATCTGCTCTTCTCGGTCAG GCGTGTGTTGAGTACAGTCGTGGACATTATGGTGAATCGTTGACCTTGTTTAAG CGGGCCTTGCAAGTTTATCCTGATTGTCCTGGAGCTGTAAGACTTGGCATAGGACACTGCCATTATAAGCTGGGTCATGTGGGAAAAGCTTGCCTGGCTTTTCAGAGGGTTTTGCAG TTGGATCCAGAAAATGTTGAGGCTCTTGTTTCACTAGCAATTTTGGATTTGCAAACAAATGAAG CTGCTGCAATAAGGAAAGGAATGGAAAAAATGCAGAGAGCTTTTGAGATATACCCCTATTGTGCAATGGCACTGAATTATCTAGCAAATCACTTTTTCTTCACCGGTCAACATTTTTTAGTTGAGCAACTGACTGAAACTGCACTTGCTGTCACGAATCATGGACCAACAAAGTCACATTCTTATTACAATTTAGCTCGCTCTTACCATAGCAAG GGTGATTATGAAACAGCTTCAAGATACTACTGGGCATCAGTCAAGGAAATCAATAAGCCCGGTGAATTTGTGTTTCCTTATTATG GTTTGGGGCAGGTACAATTGAAACTCGGAGAGATTAAAAATGCGttgtcaaattttgaaaaagtttTGGAGGTTTACCCTGATAACTGTGAGACATTAAAG GTTCTTGGGCATATATATGTTCAGCTTGGGCAAACTGAAAAGGCTCAGGAATTTTTGAGAAAGGCTGCAAAAATTGATCCTCGTGATGCCCAG GCGTTTCTTGATCTGGGggaattattaatttcaactgACACTGGAGCTGCTCTTGACGCCTTCAAAACT GCACGCAGTCTTCTGAAAAAGGGAGGTGAAGAAGTGCCAATAGAAGTGCTTAACAATATTGCAGTCATTCATTTTGAAAGAGAAGAACTTGAG CTTGCTTTGCAAAATTTCAAAGAGGCTCTAGGTGATGGCATATGGCTTACTTTTCTTGAAGGCAAAGCAAATACATATGAAGTTGATGCAacttcatctcttcttcaatacAAGGACATGCAGATATTTCGTCGACTGGAGGAGGAAGGTCATTCTGTGGAACTGTCTTGGAATAAAGTCACAACATTATTTAACTTGGCCAGATTACTTGAGCAGTTGCATAACACAGAAACTGCAAGCACATTATACCGCCTCATCTTGTTTAAG TATCCAGACTACGTGGATGCTTATCTGAGGCTTGCTGCCATTGCCAAAGCTCGAAACAATCTTCCATTAAGCATCGAACTg gtAAATGAGGCTCTGACTGTGAATGACAAGTGTCCAAATGCATTATCAATGCTTGGTGACCTGGAGCTTAAAAATGATGACTGGGTAAAGGCTAAAGAAACATTCCGTGCTGCTAGTGAGGCAACTGATGGGAAGGATTCTTATGCAACTCTCTCTTTG GGGAACTGGAACTACTTCGCTGCAATACGTAATGAGAAAAGAAATCCCAAGTTGGAAGCTACCCATTTGGAAAAAGCCAAGGAATTGTACACCAGA GTTCTGGTTCAGCATACAGCTAATCTTTATGCTGCCAATGGTGCTGGAGTAGTCTTGGCAGAAAAAGGACACTTTGATGTATCCAAAGATCTTTTTACACAG GTCCAAGAAGCTGCAAGTGGAAGCATTTTTGTCCAGATGCCAGATGTCTGGATAAATTTGGCACATGTATATTTTGCTCAAGGAAATTTTGCATTAGCTGTGAAGATG TACCAGAATTGTTTGCAGAAATTCTTTTATAATACAGATTCTCAGATTCTTCTTTATTTGGCGCGCACTCATTATGAAGCTGAACAGTGGCAGGACTGCAAGAGAACTTTATTGAGAGCCATCCATTTGACACCTTCTAATTACACACTGAGGTTTGATGCAGGTGTTGCAATGCAAAAATTCTCAGCATCTACACTACAAAAGACAAAGAGGACAGTAGAtgag GTGCGTTCAACTGTTGATGAGCTGGAAAATGCTGTCCGTTTATTTAGTCAGTTATCTGCTGCTTCCAACCTGTACTTTAATGGGTTTGATGAGAAGAAAATCAATACCCATGTTGAGTATTGCAAACATTTACTAGAGGCTGCTATAGTTCATCGTGAAGCAGCTGAGCGCGAGGAACAGCAAAACCGACAGAGACTAGATCTTGCTCGTCAGATGGCACTGGCAGAGGAAGCCCGCCGCAAGGCTGAAGAACAAAGGAAATTTCAG TTAGAGAGGAGAAAACAGGAGGATGAATTAAAACGGGTGCGGCAACAGGAAGAGCATTTTGAGCGtgtgaag GAGCAGTGGAAGAGCAGCACATCTGCTTCAAAACGGAGGGACAGGGCAGATATTGATGATGGCGAGGGTGGGCATGGTGAGAAAAGGAGGAGAAAGGGTGGAAAGaggagaaagaaggagaagagctCAAGGTCACGCTATGAGATGGAAGAAGCTGACATGATGGATGATCATGATGAACCGGAAGATGATGATGCCAACGTGAATTTTA
- the LOC118048066 gene encoding protein CTR9 homolog isoform X2, which produces MAYVYIPVQNSEEEVRVALDQLPRDASDILDILKAEQAPLDLWLIIAREYFKQGKLDQFRQILEEGSSHEIDEYYADVRYERIAILNALGAYYSYLGKVETKQREKEEYFIQATKHYNKASRIDMHEPSTWVGKGQLLLAKGEVEQASAAFRIVLEGDRDNVSALLGQACVEYSRGHYGESLTLFKRALQVYPDCPGAVRLGIGHCHYKLGHVGKACLAFQRVLQLDPENVEALVSLAILDLQTNEAAAIRKGMEKMQRAFEIYPYCAMALNYLANHFFFTGQHFLVEQLTETALAVTNHGPTKSHSYYNLARSYHSKGDYETASRYYWASVKEINKPGEFVFPYYGLGQVQLKLGEIKNALSNFEKVLEVYPDNCETLKVLGHIYVQLGQTEKAQEFLRKAAKIDPRDAQAFLDLGELLISTDTGAALDAFKTARSLLKKGGEEVPIEVLNNIAVIHFEREELELALQNFKEALGDGIWLTFLEGKANTYEVDATSSLLQYKDMQIFRRLEEEGHSVELSWNKVTTLFNLARLLEQLHNTETASTLYRLILFKYPDYVDAYLRLAAIAKARNNLPLSIELVNEALTVNDKCPNALSMLGDLELKNDDWVKAKETFRAASEATDGKDSYATLSLGNWNYFAAIRNEKRNPKLEATHLEKAKELYTRVLVQHTANLYAANGAGVVLAEKGHFDVSKDLFTQVQEAASGSIFVQMPDVWINLAHVYFAQGNFALAVKMYQNCLQKFFYNTDSQILLYLARTHYEAEQWQDCKRTLLRAIHLTPSNYTLRFDAGVAMQKFSASTLQKTKRTVDEITKMKSGDSKSGWQPDFHMLCWPPSQSYLVTIIWFYNNRCVQLLMSWKMLSVYLVSYLLLPTCTLMGLMRRKSIPMLSIANIY; this is translated from the exons ATGGCGTATGTGTACATACCGGTGCAGAACTCAGAGGAAGAAGTTAGGGTAGCTCTAGATCAGCTTCCTAGGGACGCGTCTGATATTCTTGATATCCTCAAAGCCGAGCAAGCTCCTCTCGATCTCTGGCTCATCATCGCC AGAGAGTATTTCAAGCAAGGAAAACTCGATCAATTTCGGCAGATATTAGAAGAAGGATCCAGTCATG aaattgatgaatattatgCGGATGTTAGATATGAGAGGATTGCTATCCTCAATGCTTTGGGGGCTTATTATAGCTATCTTGGAAAAGTCGAGacaaaacaaagagagaagGAGGAGTATTTTATACAGGCTACCAAACATTACAATAAAGCTTCCAGGATTGACATGCACGAGCCTTCTACTTGGGTCGGCAAAGGTCAGCTTTTACTGGCTAAGGGTGAAGTAGAACAAGCATCTGCTGCGTTTAGGATCGTATTGGAAGGAGACCGTGATAATGTATCTGCTCTTCTCGGTCAG GCGTGTGTTGAGTACAGTCGTGGACATTATGGTGAATCGTTGACCTTGTTTAAG CGGGCCTTGCAAGTTTATCCTGATTGTCCTGGAGCTGTAAGACTTGGCATAGGACACTGCCATTATAAGCTGGGTCATGTGGGAAAAGCTTGCCTGGCTTTTCAGAGGGTTTTGCAG TTGGATCCAGAAAATGTTGAGGCTCTTGTTTCACTAGCAATTTTGGATTTGCAAACAAATGAAG CTGCTGCAATAAGGAAAGGAATGGAAAAAATGCAGAGAGCTTTTGAGATATACCCCTATTGTGCAATGGCACTGAATTATCTAGCAAATCACTTTTTCTTCACCGGTCAACATTTTTTAGTTGAGCAACTGACTGAAACTGCACTTGCTGTCACGAATCATGGACCAACAAAGTCACATTCTTATTACAATTTAGCTCGCTCTTACCATAGCAAG GGTGATTATGAAACAGCTTCAAGATACTACTGGGCATCAGTCAAGGAAATCAATAAGCCCGGTGAATTTGTGTTTCCTTATTATG GTTTGGGGCAGGTACAATTGAAACTCGGAGAGATTAAAAATGCGttgtcaaattttgaaaaagtttTGGAGGTTTACCCTGATAACTGTGAGACATTAAAG GTTCTTGGGCATATATATGTTCAGCTTGGGCAAACTGAAAAGGCTCAGGAATTTTTGAGAAAGGCTGCAAAAATTGATCCTCGTGATGCCCAG GCGTTTCTTGATCTGGGggaattattaatttcaactgACACTGGAGCTGCTCTTGACGCCTTCAAAACT GCACGCAGTCTTCTGAAAAAGGGAGGTGAAGAAGTGCCAATAGAAGTGCTTAACAATATTGCAGTCATTCATTTTGAAAGAGAAGAACTTGAG CTTGCTTTGCAAAATTTCAAAGAGGCTCTAGGTGATGGCATATGGCTTACTTTTCTTGAAGGCAAAGCAAATACATATGAAGTTGATGCAacttcatctcttcttcaatacAAGGACATGCAGATATTTCGTCGACTGGAGGAGGAAGGTCATTCTGTGGAACTGTCTTGGAATAAAGTCACAACATTATTTAACTTGGCCAGATTACTTGAGCAGTTGCATAACACAGAAACTGCAAGCACATTATACCGCCTCATCTTGTTTAAG TATCCAGACTACGTGGATGCTTATCTGAGGCTTGCTGCCATTGCCAAAGCTCGAAACAATCTTCCATTAAGCATCGAACTg gtAAATGAGGCTCTGACTGTGAATGACAAGTGTCCAAATGCATTATCAATGCTTGGTGACCTGGAGCTTAAAAATGATGACTGGGTAAAGGCTAAAGAAACATTCCGTGCTGCTAGTGAGGCAACTGATGGGAAGGATTCTTATGCAACTCTCTCTTTG GGGAACTGGAACTACTTCGCTGCAATACGTAATGAGAAAAGAAATCCCAAGTTGGAAGCTACCCATTTGGAAAAAGCCAAGGAATTGTACACCAGA GTTCTGGTTCAGCATACAGCTAATCTTTATGCTGCCAATGGTGCTGGAGTAGTCTTGGCAGAAAAAGGACACTTTGATGTATCCAAAGATCTTTTTACACAG GTCCAAGAAGCTGCAAGTGGAAGCATTTTTGTCCAGATGCCAGATGTCTGGATAAATTTGGCACATGTATATTTTGCTCAAGGAAATTTTGCATTAGCTGTGAAGATG TACCAGAATTGTTTGCAGAAATTCTTTTATAATACAGATTCTCAGATTCTTCTTTATTTGGCGCGCACTCATTATGAAGCTGAACAGTGGCAGGACTGCAAGAGAACTTTATTGAGAGCCATCCATTTGACACCTTCTAATTACACACTGAGGTTTGATGCAGGTGTTGCAATGCAAAAATTCTCAGCATCTACACTACAAAAGACAAAGAGGACAGTAGAtgag ATCACAAAGATGAAATCTGGTGACTCCAAATCAGGCTGGCAACCAGATTTTCATATGCTTTGTTGGCCTCCATCACAAAGCTATCTAGTTACCataatttggttttataataACAGGTGCGTTCAACTGTTGATGAGCTGGAAAATGCTGTCCGTTTATTTAGTCAGTTATCTGCTGCTTCCAACCTGTACTTTAATGGGTTTGATGAGAAGAAAATCAATACCCATGTTGAGTATTGCAAACATTTACTAG
- the LOC118048065 gene encoding mediator of RNA polymerase II transcription subunit 20a, with the protein MPLKWVLHWQPNAGTTVNTQILNEVTQCVESINGVKEGRWKATLTFYKPILRDQSQAPELPRDFLGISLPEQPNKYYFIIRGQRIVLEADSSIQTIMEKLQSYKSRVALYFEGFQYQLGDFQLRVGKVTPTHSDNLRGIIMEVEYLPLSSMDKSRQVMEEFVDIWQEAISKRSLPGHFMHMEPNFVEFGLSDHYSSQHTAVQYATVMAQLIATQSVQAARN; encoded by the exons ATGCCACTCAAATG GGTTTTGCATTGGCAACCCAACGCAGGAACAACCGTGAACACCCAAATCCTCAATGAAGTAACTCAGTGCGTGGAGAGCATTAACGGCGTTAAAGAAGGCCGATGGAAAGCTACTCTCACCTTCTATAAACCCATACTACGAg ACCAATCGCAAGCTCCTGAATTGCCGCGAGATTTCTTGGGTATTTCTTTGCCAGAGCAGCCAAATAAGTACTACTTCATAATCCGAGGTCAAAGGATTGTTCTCGAGGCAGATTCCTCCATTCAAACAATAATGGAGAAGCTTCAGTCTTATAAGTCGAGGGTTGCTCTCTACTTTGAG gGTTTTCAGTATCAACTCGGGGACTTTCAGTTGCGAGTTGGGAAAGTTACCCCAACTCATTCGGACAACTTGAGAGGAATTATTATGGAG GTGGAGTATcttcctttgtcatcaatggacAAATCCAGGCAAGTCATGGAAGAGTTTGTTGATATATGGCAAGAAGCCATCTCAAAAAGATCATTACCAGGCCATTTCATGCATATGGAACCAAACTTTGTGGAGTTTGGTCTCTCAGATCACTATAGCTCGCAACACACAGCTGTGCAGTATGCTACTGTCATGGCTCAACTAATTGCGACTCAATCAGTGCAAGCGGCGAGAAACTAG
- the LOC118048063 gene encoding uncharacterized protein isoform X1, with translation MEHKPPKDAQRKYRFMPKAPPRRLSKPEVKTERVENVDTLHAMNLMKQFQERSLKPKITNEKKVQKPDIAFGPGAAATKPFPSWSTINRDQGSSSNGNADAPGQREKEYIEPWDYYSNYPVSLPMRRPYSGNSAILDEEEFAEVSEAVTYDENSTNSAVELGLMEENVEASMLFVQLPPTMPMIKRSATAAGPEVKVSSRPSGGARAIEKTCRLDELPAGYMGKVLVYRSGAVKLKLGDTLYDVSPGMNSIFAQDVVAINRGEETCCVVAEIEKRVTLIPDVDAIISRVAEM, from the exons ATGGAACACAAACCTCCAAAAGATGCCCAGAGGAAG TATAGGTTTATGCCTAAAGCTCCTCCACGCCGACTTTCAAAGCCGGAAGTTAAAAC TGAAAGGGTGGAGAATGTTGATACTCTACATGCCATGAACTTGATGAAGCAATTCCAG GAAAGGTCCCTAAAGCCAAAGATTACAAACGAAAAGAAAG TGCAGAAACCTGACATTGCATTTGGTCCTGGTGCTGCTGCAACGAAGCCCTTTCCAAGCTGGAGTACAATTAACAGAGATCAGGGTTCATCTTCCAATG GTAATGCCGATGCTCCAGGccagagagagaaagaatacaTTGAACCATGG gattattacagtaattatCCCGTGAGTCTTCCTATGAGGAGGCCATATTCAGGAAATTCAG CAATTCTTGACGAAGAGGAATTTGCGGAGGTGTCTGAAGCTGTAACATATGatgaaaattcaacaaattctgCGGTGGAGCTTGGTTTGATG GAGGAAAATGTTGAAGCAAGTATGCTCTTTGTTCAGTTACCACCAACTATGCCCATGATAAAGCGATCAGCTACAGCAGCTGGCCCTGAGGTTAAGGTAAGCTCTAGGCCATCAGGAGGTGCACGTGCAATTGAGAAGACTTGCAGATTAGATGAGTTACCAGCAGGCTACATGGGTAAAGTGCTAGTGTACAGGAGTGGTGCTGTTAAGCTGAAGCTTGGGGATACCCTTTATGAT GTCTCCCCAGGTATGAATTCTATATTTGCTCAAGATGTTGTAGCTATtaatagaggagaggaaactTGTTGTGTGGTGGCGGAGATTGAGAAGCGTGTTACACTAATCCCTGATGTGGATGCCATTATAAGTAGAGTTGCAGAAATGTGA
- the LOC118048063 gene encoding uncharacterized protein isoform X2, giving the protein MEHKPPKDAQRKYRFMPKAPPRRLSKPEVKTERVENVDTLHAMNLMKQFQERSLKPKITNEKKVQKPDIAFGPGAAATKPFPSWSTINRDQGSSSNGNADAPGQREKEYIEPWDYYSNYPVSLPMRRPYSAILDEEEFAEVSEAVTYDENSTNSAVELGLMEENVEASMLFVQLPPTMPMIKRSATAAGPEVKVSSRPSGGARAIEKTCRLDELPAGYMGKVLVYRSGAVKLKLGDTLYDVSPGMNSIFAQDVVAINRGEETCCVVAEIEKRVTLIPDVDAIISRVAEM; this is encoded by the exons ATGGAACACAAACCTCCAAAAGATGCCCAGAGGAAG TATAGGTTTATGCCTAAAGCTCCTCCACGCCGACTTTCAAAGCCGGAAGTTAAAAC TGAAAGGGTGGAGAATGTTGATACTCTACATGCCATGAACTTGATGAAGCAATTCCAG GAAAGGTCCCTAAAGCCAAAGATTACAAACGAAAAGAAAG TGCAGAAACCTGACATTGCATTTGGTCCTGGTGCTGCTGCAACGAAGCCCTTTCCAAGCTGGAGTACAATTAACAGAGATCAGGGTTCATCTTCCAATG GTAATGCCGATGCTCCAGGccagagagagaaagaatacaTTGAACCATGG gattattacagtaattatCCCGTGAGTCTTCCTATGAGGAGGCCATATT CAGCAATTCTTGACGAAGAGGAATTTGCGGAGGTGTCTGAAGCTGTAACATATGatgaaaattcaacaaattctgCGGTGGAGCTTGGTTTGATG GAGGAAAATGTTGAAGCAAGTATGCTCTTTGTTCAGTTACCACCAACTATGCCCATGATAAAGCGATCAGCTACAGCAGCTGGCCCTGAGGTTAAGGTAAGCTCTAGGCCATCAGGAGGTGCACGTGCAATTGAGAAGACTTGCAGATTAGATGAGTTACCAGCAGGCTACATGGGTAAAGTGCTAGTGTACAGGAGTGGTGCTGTTAAGCTGAAGCTTGGGGATACCCTTTATGAT GTCTCCCCAGGTATGAATTCTATATTTGCTCAAGATGTTGTAGCTATtaatagaggagaggaaactTGTTGTGTGGTGGCGGAGATTGAGAAGCGTGTTACACTAATCCCTGATGTGGATGCCATTATAAGTAGAGTTGCAGAAATGTGA
- the LOC140955702 gene encoding cytochrome P450 CYP72A616-like, with product MVLALHPEWQEMAREEVLQVCGQNEPNFEALTHLKIAAALFSQVNMILNEVLRLYPPVISLCQHTYKDTGIGNIHLPAGVDLALPMLLIHHDPEPWEPVLAKKFAMLEAKMALAMILQNFEFNLSPSYIHAPPTVMILQPQHGAQIIIHQL from the exons ATGGTACTAGCTCTGCACCCAGAATGGCAAGAAATGGCTAGGGAGGAAGTTCTGCAGGTTTGTGGGCAGAATGAACCCAATTTTGAAGCTTTGACCCATCTCAAGATT GCTGCTGCACTTTTCTCCCAG GTAAACATGATACTTAATGAAGTCTTAAGGTTATATCCGCCAGTGATTTCTCTATGCCAACATACTTACAAGGACACCGGGATAGGAAACATCCATCTTCCTGCAGGTGTTGACCTTGCGCTTCCTATGCTGCTCATTCATCATGATCCTGAACCCTGGG AACCTGTATTGGCCAAAAAGTTTGCCATGTTAGAAGCCAAGATGGCTTTGGCAATGATTCTGCAGAATTTCGAATTCAATCTCTCACCTTCCTACATCCATGCTCCTCCTACTGTTATGATACTTCAACCACAGCATGGTGCTCAAATAATAATACATCAACTCTGA